In Streptomyces venezuelae, the sequence TGGAGGACATGACCGGTGTGCCCGGCAACCTCCTGGTGCGGACCTCGGCCAACAGCTACCTCCTCGACCTCTCCCGGGACGCCGTCGACGCGCACCGGTTCGACGACCTGGCCGCCCGCGGCTCCGCACTCCTGCACGACTCGCCCCACGAGGCGGCGCGGCTCCTGGACGAGGCGCTCCGTCTCTGGCGCGGCCAGGCGCTCGCCGACGTCGCGGGCGGACTCACCTGCATCGCCCACGCGAACCGCCTGGCCGGACGCCGGCTGGGCGCGCTGGAGGACCTCTACGAGGCGAGGCTCAGCATCGGCAGGGAGGCGGCCGTCGTCAGCGCCCTGGAACAGCTGGCATGTGAACACCCCGAGCGGGAGCGGATGTCCGAGCTGTTGATGCTCGCGCTGTACCGCGTGGGCCGGCAGGGCGACGCGCTGGCCGTGTTCCAGCGGGTCCGCGCCTGGCTGAACACCGAACTGGGCCTGGAGCCCAGAAAGCGGATGAGACGGATCCAGGAGGCCATCCTCATGCAGGATCCCGCGATCGACACGGGCATGGTGTTCGCCGACCGGTAACGGTCCCGGACCATCAGGGCACCTCCAGCGGATCGTCGAGGTGCCGCTCGGTCAGGTCGATCGGCCCGGAGGTCTCGACGGCGAGGGCCGCCGCGTATCCGGGGCCCGGCCGCAGATCGGACATGGCGATGGCCGGCGGACCGAAATCGGCTTTCCACTCCGTCAGTTCCGCCGGACGGTCCGGCCCGGACACGGTGATGCCGCGCAAGGAGGACGAGAGCCCCCGGCCGACGGCCTTGAGGACCGCCTCCTTGCGCGTCCAGTACACGTGGTAGGCCGCCGGCCGGTCCGCTGGCGGCACGGCCTCCAGATCGCGCAGCTCCCGGGCGGACAGCACGCGCGGCGCCAGCCGCCCGATCTGCCGCGCGGAGATCCGTTCCACGTCGACCCCCGGCTCCGCGTGCTCGGCGAGGGCCAGCACCACGCGTCCGCCGGAGTGGGAGAGCGAGAACCTCACCGCCGTGCCGGGGACCCGCGGCTTGCCGTGCGGGCCGCCGCAGTACCGGCAGCGCCGGTCGAACCGTACGAGGTCCGGGGCGACGCCGGTGGCGCGGCCCATCGCGGTCCGGACCAGGGCCCGCGCCGTGGCGAACCGGGCCCGGTCGAAGGGCTCCGCGAACCGCTCGTACCGGGCCCTCTCCTCGGCCGACATGAGCCCGCGGAGCTCGGCCCGGTCGAGCGCCGGCGCCCACAGCACGAGGCACGCGACCGCTGCCCGCTCCGGCATGTGCTACGCCGCCTGCTGGCCGGTCAGGGTCAGGAACACCTCGTCCAGCGAAGGCCGCCGCTGGGCGAAGTCGGACACCGGGATGCCCGCCTGGTGCAGCGCGGCCGCGGCACTGGCGATGCCGGCCAGCCCGTCCTTGAGCCGGACGCCGAGGACACCCTTGTGGTCGTCCCGGGTCAGCTCTCCGACCAGTGCCCCGCTCAGCGCGGTCAGGGCCGCGGGAAGGTCCGCGGGATCGGCTACGGTGATCTCCAGGCGTTCCTCGCCGACCTTGCGCTTGAGCTCGTCCGCAGATCCCTCGGCGACCACCGTCCCCCGGTCGATCACCGCGATGCGGTCGGCCAGCTCGTCGGCCTCTTCGAGGTACTGCGTGGTCAGCAGGACCGTGACGCCCTCCGCCACGAGCTCCCGTACGACGGCCCACAGGTCCAGGCGGCTCTTGGGGTCGAGACCGGTCGTCGGCTCGTCCAGGAAGATGACCTCCGGGCTGCCCACCAGGGTGCTCGCCAGGTCCAGCCTGCGCCGCATGCCGCCCGAGTACTCCCGCAGCGGCTTGTCGCCCGCGTCGCCCAGGTGGAAGCGGGACAGCATCTCCTCGGCCCTGGCGCGGGCGGCAGGGGCGCCGAGGTGGAGCAGCCGGCCGAGCAGGACCAGGTTCTCCCGCCCGGACAGTTCCTCGTCCACGGCGGCGTACTGGCCCGAGAGCCCGATCCTCCGGCGCACCTCACGGGGGTCCTTCGACACGTCGAAGCCGCACACCGTGGCCCGCCCGCCGTCGCCCCGCAGCAGGGTGCTGAGGATGCGGACGGTCGTCGTCTTGCCGGCTCCGTTGGGCCCGAGGAGCCCGAGCACGGTGCCCGCGGGGACGTGGAGGTCGATCCCCTTGAGGACCTGCTGGTCCTTGTAGTTCTTGCGGAGGCCCTCGGCCTCGATCGCCGTCGGCGCGTGAGCCGCCACGGGATCAGGCCCCGTGCTCGACGAGGCTCAGCGGGCGAAGGTCGGTCCAGTTCTCCTCCACGTAGCGCACGGCGTCCTCGCGGGAGGCGTCGCTCAGCACCGGACGCCAGCCCGCGGGGACTTCGGCGAAGGACGGCCACAGACTGTGCTGGTTCTCGTCGTTGACCAGCACGTGGAAGGTGCCTTCAGGATCGTCGAATGGGTTGCTCATCTGCGTTCGTCCTGTCTGTTCGTCATGGTCAACTTCCTTTACCACTATGCTTGATGGGCACTGACGAGAAGCTGACGGACGGCTGATCACGGGTGCGGGGCGGGGACCTCACAGGTCCCCGCCCCGCACCGCCCGGGCCGGCCGGCGGTCCGCCGCGTCCGGATCAGACGCGGGCCTTCTCCTCAAGCCGCTCCTCGGAGCGCTGCGCCTTGGCCGGGCGGCTGGAGGGGCCGGTCCGCGAGGGCCACCAGTTGGCCCGGCCGAGCAGCGTCATCGCGGCGGGCAGGACGTAGATCCGGATGATCGTCGCGTCGATGACGATGGCCACCGCCAGACCGATGCCGATCTGCTTCATCTCGATGAAGGTCAGCGTGCCGAAGGTGGCGAACACCGCGACCATCACCGCCGCCGCCCCGGTCACGACGCCGGCCGTCCGGGTGATCCCGTCCACGACCGCGTTCCTCGTGGTCATGCCGGCGACCACGCTCTCCCTGATCCGGCTGACCACGAACACGTGGTAGTCGAGCGAGAGCCCGGAGAGGATCACGAACAGCAGGATCGGCACCCAGGACACGACATGCCCGGTCGAGGTGAAGTCCAGCAGGTCCTCGGCCCAGTTCCGCTGGAAGACCAGGCAGAGGAAGCCGAACGAGGCGGCGACGGACAGCAGGTTCAGCACCACGGTGGTCATGGCCACGACCAGCGAACGGAAGGCGAGCAGGATGATCAGGAAGGTCAGCGCGAAGACGCCGCCCATCACCAGAGGCAGCCGGCTGTTGAGGTTGGACGTGTAGTCCATGTCCTCGGCCTGCGCACCGCCCACGGCGTACCGGACGCCCGTCAGGCCCTGCAGGGC encodes:
- a CDS encoding AfsR/SARP family transcriptional regulator → MRTLLAVLAFTPGEVVSVDLLMEELATDQDSKNPKNALQANMRRLRTSLEDMTGVPGNLLVRTSANSYLLDLSRDAVDAHRFDDLAARGSALLHDSPHEAARLLDEALRLWRGQALADVAGGLTCIAHANRLAGRRLGALEDLYEARLSIGREAAVVSALEQLACEHPERERMSELLMLALYRVGRQGDALAVFQRVRAWLNTELGLEPRKRMRRIQEAILMQDPAIDTGMVFADR
- a CDS encoding 4'-phosphopantetheinyl transferase family protein translates to MPERAAVACLVLWAPALDRAELRGLMSAEERARYERFAEPFDRARFATARALVRTAMGRATGVAPDLVRFDRRCRYCGGPHGKPRVPGTAVRFSLSHSGGRVVLALAEHAEPGVDVERISARQIGRLAPRVLSARELRDLEAVPPADRPAAYHVYWTRKEAVLKAVGRGLSSSLRGITVSGPDRPAELTEWKADFGPPAIAMSDLRPGPGYAAALAVETSGPIDLTERHLDDPLEVP
- a CDS encoding ATP-binding cassette domain-containing protein — encoded protein: MAAHAPTAIEAEGLRKNYKDQQVLKGIDLHVPAGTVLGLLGPNGAGKTTTVRILSTLLRGDGGRATVCGFDVSKDPREVRRRIGLSGQYAAVDEELSGRENLVLLGRLLHLGAPAARARAEEMLSRFHLGDAGDKPLREYSGGMRRRLDLASTLVGSPEVIFLDEPTTGLDPKSRLDLWAVVRELVAEGVTVLLTTQYLEEADELADRIAVIDRGTVVAEGSADELKRKVGEERLEITVADPADLPAALTALSGALVGELTRDDHKGVLGVRLKDGLAGIASAAAALHQAGIPVSDFAQRRPSLDEVFLTLTGQQAA
- a CDS encoding MbtH family protein, whose amino-acid sequence is MSNPFDDPEGTFHVLVNDENQHSLWPSFAEVPAGWRPVLSDASREDAVRYVEENWTDLRPLSLVEHGA